From a single Glycine soja cultivar W05 chromosome 19, ASM419377v2, whole genome shotgun sequence genomic region:
- the LOC114400073 gene encoding benzyl alcohol O-benzoyltransferase-like, producing MASSSPSLMFTVRRCQPELVAPATPTPHQLKPLSDIDDQDGFRFQVPIIQIYHNQPSMAGKDPVEVIRQALAKTLVFYYPFAGRLREGPDRKLMVDCTGEGVMFIEADADVTLYQFGGEALQPPFPCFQELLYNVPETEEITNTPLLLIQVTRLRCGGFILATRMNHTMSDGAGLSQFMNTWAEMARGVKSPSIVPVWRRELLMARDPPRITCNHREYEHVPDTKEGTITSSYDNDNNMVHRSFFLGPVEIAALRRLIPHNLKYCTTFDIITACLWRCRTKALQIEADEDVRMMCIVNARARFNPPLPVGYYGNVFAYPAAITTAGKLCGNPFGYAVELINKVKREVTEEYMHSVADLLVIKGRCLFNTVRSYIVSDLSRAKFRNVDFGWGDAVFGGPAKCGAGAFPGVSYFTPGKNAKGEEGIIFAIGLPDEAMERFAKELNDMLRNQNQPQTSGANFIMSSL from the exons ATGGCCTCATCTTCTCCCTCTCTAATGTTCACAGTGCGAAGGTGCCAACCTGAGCTGGTGGCTCCTGCTACACCCACTCCTCACCAACTTAAACCACTATCCGACATAGATGATCAAGACGGCTTTCGTTTCCAGGTTCCAATTATTCAGATTTATCATAACCAACCATCAATGGCAGGGAAAGACCCTGTTGAAGTCATTCGGCAGGCACTGGCAAAAACACTTGTTTTCTATTACCCATTTGCCGGTAGGCTTAGGGAGGGCCCTGACCGCAAATTAATGGTGGATTGTACTGGGGAGGGCGTCATGTTCATTGAGGCTGATGCAGACGTAACACTTTATCAgtttggtggtgaagctctccAACCTCCATTCCCATGCTTCCAAGAACTTCTATATAATGTTCCAGAGACTGAAGAAATTACTAACACTCCCCTTCTACTCATACAG GTGACACGACTCAGGTGTGGTGGTTTCATCCTGGCCACTCGCATGAACCACACCATGAGCGATGGAGCTGGTTTGTCACAATTCATGAACACTTGGGCTGAAATGGCTCGAGGTGTTAAAAGTCCTTCCATTGTACCTGTGTGGCGTAGGGAGCTCCTAATGGCAAGAGATCCACCTCGCATTACATGCAACCATCGCGAATACGAGCATGTCCCAGACACCAAGGAAGGGACCATCACTTCCTCGTACGACAACGACAACAACATGGTTCATCGATCATTCTTCCTAGGACCTGTCGAGATAGCAGCCCTTCGCCGCTTGATTCCCCATAACCTTAAATACTGCACCACATTTGATATCATCACAGCATGCTTGTGGCGCTGTCGCACAAAAGCATTGCAAATAGAGGCAGATGAGGATGTTCGCATGATGTGCATAGTCAATGCACGTGCCAGGTTCAATCCTCCATTACCTGTTGGTTACTACGGCAACGTTTTTGCATACCCTGCAGCAATCACCACTGCAGGGAAGCTTTGTGGAAATCCATTTGGGTATGCGGTGGAGTTAATCAACAAAGTGAAACGTGAGGTGACGGAGGAGTATATGCATTCTGTGGCAGATCTATTGGTGATCAAGGGACGATGCTTATTTAACACTGTACGGTCTTATATTGTGTCGGATTTGTCACGTGCCAAGTTTAGGAATGTAGATTTTGGGTGGGGTGATGCTGTGTTTGGTGGACCGGCAAAATGTGGGGCAGGGGCTTTTCCAGGAGTTTCCTATTTCACCCCGGGTAAGAATGCAAAAGGAGAAGAAGGTATAATATTTGCGATTGGGTTGCCTGATGAAGCAATGGAGAGGTTTGCAAAAGAGTTGAATGACATGCTTAGGAACCAAAACCAACCTCAAACGAGTGGTGCTAACTTTATCATGTCTTCCCTGTAA